From a region of the Methanolinea sp. genome:
- a CDS encoding NFYB/HAP3 family transcription factor subunit gives MADLPIAAVVRIAKKSGAERVGHDGAEALLKEAENYIAHLTREATKLAMHAGRKTLKEEDVYLAARSA, from the coding sequence GTGGCAGACTTACCTATTGCTGCAGTTGTACGAATTGCAAAGAAGAGTGGAGCGGAGCGGGTTGGCCATGATGGAGCCGAAGCTTTGCTGAAAGAGGCAGAAAACTATATTGCCCATCTCACGAGGGAGGCAACAAAGCTCGCCATGCACGCAGGACGAAAAACACTCAAGGAAGAGGATGTGTATCTCGCAGCACGATCGGCGTGA
- a CDS encoding ZIP family metal transporter translates to MIDLFLSLNHTVQALLAGCFTWAVTALGASMVFFTRGFNQRLLDMMLGFAGGVMIAASFWSLLIPALELSERLGFIPWLPAAVGFAAGWIALMALDRIIPHLHIGFPVEEAEGLPSSLHRTTLLVLAITIHNIPEGLAIGVAFGAVAAGIPATTIAGAIALTIGIGIQNFPEGLAISLPLRREGISPVKSFWYGQLSAVVEPAAAVLGAAVVLTMQTLLPFAMAFAAGAMIFVVIEEVIPESLHHGFEASATGGFLAGFLVMMILDAGFG, encoded by the coding sequence ATGATAGATCTTTTCCTATCCCTGAATCACACCGTTCAGGCCCTACTCGCCGGCTGCTTCACCTGGGCAGTGACTGCGCTCGGTGCATCGATGGTCTTCTTCACCCGCGGTTTCAACCAGCGGCTCCTGGACATGATGCTCGGGTTTGCGGGCGGGGTGATGATCGCCGCCAGTTTCTGGTCCCTGCTTATTCCCGCCCTTGAGCTTTCAGAGAGGCTCGGATTCATTCCCTGGCTCCCGGCAGCGGTAGGGTTTGCTGCTGGCTGGATCGCCCTGATGGCGCTCGACCGGATCATCCCTCACCTCCATATAGGGTTCCCGGTGGAGGAAGCTGAAGGTCTTCCCTCATCCCTTCACCGGACAACGCTGCTCGTGTTAGCCATCACCATCCATAACATCCCCGAAGGTCTGGCGATCGGGGTGGCCTTCGGGGCGGTTGCCGCAGGTATCCCAGCGACCACCATTGCCGGTGCGATTGCGCTCACAATCGGGATCGGCATCCAGAACTTCCCGGAAGGTCTGGCCATCTCCTTGCCACTGCGACGGGAGGGGATATCCCCTGTCAAAAGCTTCTGGTATGGGCAGCTCTCAGCGGTTGTGGAACCGGCAGCGGCGGTTCTCGGTGCGGCGGTCGTGCTCACCATGCAAACCCTGCTGCCATTTGCCATGGCCTTTGCCGCCGGAGCAATGATCTTTGTGGTGATCGAGGAGGTCATCCCCGAGTCGCTCCACCATGGGTTTGAGGCTTCGGCGACGGGTGGTTTCCTCGCGGGATTCCTGGTTATGATGATCCTTGATGCCGGGTTTGGATAG
- a CDS encoding DUF1059 domain-containing protein produces the protein MPSFKCIAKNCSFETSAPTEAELMKKIAEHAKTVHNMDPIPADILAKVKAAIKP, from the coding sequence ATGCCATCGTTTAAATGTATTGCCAAGAACTGTTCGTTCGAGACCTCTGCTCCAACCGAAGCCGAACTGATGAAAAAGATTGCCGAACATGCAAAAACCGTCCATAATATGGATCCCATTCCAGCGGACATCCTTGCCAAGGTGAAGGCAGCGATAAAACCGTAA